The segment AGACAGTACTACTTTCAAGAGAATAAGTATCTTAATTATCAAAAGAATAATTCTCTTTTAAAAAATAGTGAAAATTATAAAACTCTTAATTCTAATATGTCACAACAGATTCTTAAAGAAGTTGATGGTTCTTTTAAGTCTT is part of the Fusobacterium varium genome and harbors:
- a CDS encoding transposase; protein product: MYLTVKQQLKHLSKEEYLSLRELSHTAKNLYNQAVYNIRQYYFQENKYLNYQKNNSLLKNSENYKTLNSNMSQQILKEVDGSFKS